From Thermus neutrinimicus, the proteins below share one genomic window:
- the atpD gene encoding V-type ATP synthase subunit D — MSQVSPTRMNLLQRRGQMRLAQKGVDLLKKKRDALVAEFFGLVREALMARKALNQAAQEAYGALLLAQAFDGPESVSAAALGVRALEEVEAEVENVWGSKVPRLRVTFPDGAVLSPVGTPAYTLEAARAFRRYAEALVQVANTETRLKKIGEEIKKTTRRVNALEQVVIPGIRSQIRFIQQVLEQREREDTFRLKRIKGKIEAREAEAEGGRPNPHLEIGAGL, encoded by the coding sequence ATGAGCCAGGTCAGTCCCACCCGCATGAACCTTCTGCAGCGGCGCGGCCAGATGCGCCTGGCGCAGAAGGGGGTGGACCTCCTCAAGAAGAAGCGGGATGCCTTGGTGGCGGAGTTCTTCGGCCTGGTGCGGGAGGCCCTAATGGCCCGCAAGGCCCTGAACCAGGCGGCGCAGGAGGCCTACGGGGCCTTGCTCCTGGCCCAGGCCTTTGATGGGCCAGAAAGCGTATCCGCTGCGGCCTTGGGGGTGAGGGCCCTCGAGGAGGTGGAGGCGGAGGTGGAAAACGTCTGGGGGAGCAAGGTGCCCAGGCTTAGGGTAACCTTTCCCGATGGGGCCGTGCTCTCCCCGGTGGGCACCCCCGCCTACACCTTGGAAGCTGCCCGCGCCTTCCGCCGCTATGCCGAGGCGCTTGTCCAGGTGGCCAACACGGAAACCCGCCTGAAGAAGATCGGGGAAGAGATCAAGAAGACCACCCGTCGGGTGAACGCCCTGGAGCAGGTGGTGATCCCTGGGATCCGCTCCCAGATCCGCTTCATCCAGCAGGTCCTGGAGCAGCGGGAGCGGGAGGATACCTTCCGGCTCAAGCGCATCAAGGGCAAGATCGAGGCCCGGGAGGCGGAGGCGGAGGGAGGCCGTCCCAATCCCCACCTGGAGATCGGCGCCGGGCTTTAG
- a CDS encoding V-type ATP synthase subunit B, which produces MDLLKKEYTGVTYISGPLLFVENAKDLAYGAIVDIKDGTGRVRGGQVIEVSEEYAVIQVFEETTGLDLATTSVSLVEDVARLGVSKEMLGRRFNGIGKPIDGLPPITPEKRLPIVGLPLNPVARRKPEEFIQTGISTIDVMNTLVRGQKLPIFSGSGLPANEIAAQIARQATVRPDLSGEGEKEEPFAVVFAAMGITQRELSYFIQEFERTGALSRSVLFLNKADDPTIERILTPRMALTVAEYLAFEHDYHVLVILTDMTNYCEALREIGASREEIPGRRGYPGYMYTDLATIYERAGVVVGKKGSVTQIPILSMPDDDRTHPIPDLTGYITEGQIQLSRELHRKGIYPPIDPLPSLSRLMNNGVGKGKTREDHKQVSDQLYSAYANGVDIRKLVAIIGEDALTENDRRYLQFADAFEKHFINQGQQNRSIEESLQIAWALLSMLPQGELKRISRDHIGKYYGQKLEEIWGAPQALD; this is translated from the coding sequence ATGGATCTTCTTAAGAAGGAGTACACGGGCGTCACCTACATCTCGGGACCTCTCCTCTTCGTGGAGAACGCCAAGGACCTGGCCTACGGCGCCATCGTGGACATCAAGGACGGCACGGGCCGGGTGCGCGGCGGTCAGGTGATCGAGGTCTCGGAGGAGTACGCGGTCATCCAGGTGTTTGAGGAGACCACGGGGCTGGACCTGGCCACCACCAGCGTGAGCCTGGTGGAGGATGTGGCCCGGCTTGGGGTTTCCAAGGAGATGCTGGGCCGGCGCTTCAACGGGATCGGCAAGCCCATTGACGGCCTTCCCCCCATTACCCCGGAGAAGCGGCTTCCCATCGTGGGCCTGCCCCTGAACCCCGTGGCCCGCAGGAAGCCCGAGGAGTTCATCCAGACGGGGATCTCCACCATCGACGTGATGAACACCCTGGTGAGGGGGCAGAAGCTTCCCATCTTCTCGGGCTCGGGCCTTCCCGCCAACGAGATCGCCGCCCAGATCGCCCGCCAGGCCACGGTGCGCCCCGACCTTTCGGGGGAGGGGGAGAAGGAGGAGCCCTTCGCCGTGGTCTTCGCCGCCATGGGCATCACCCAGCGGGAGCTCTCCTACTTCATCCAGGAGTTTGAGCGCACCGGGGCCCTAAGCCGCTCCGTGCTCTTCCTGAACAAGGCGGACGACCCCACCATTGAGCGCATCCTCACCCCCCGCATGGCCCTCACCGTGGCCGAGTACCTGGCCTTTGAGCACGACTACCACGTGCTGGTCATCCTCACGGACATGACCAACTACTGTGAGGCCCTGCGGGAGATCGGGGCGAGCCGTGAGGAGATCCCGGGCCGGCGGGGCTACCCCGGCTACATGTACACCGACCTGGCCACCATCTACGAGCGGGCCGGGGTGGTGGTGGGCAAGAAGGGCTCCGTGACCCAGATCCCCATCCTCTCCATGCCCGACGACGACCGCACCCACCCCATTCCCGACCTCACCGGCTACATCACCGAGGGGCAGATCCAGCTTTCCCGGGAGCTCCACCGCAAAGGTATCTACCCGCCCATCGACCCCTTGCCCTCCCTTTCCCGGCTCATGAACAACGGCGTGGGCAAGGGCAAGACCCGGGAGGACCACAAGCAGGTGTCCGACCAGCTCTACTCCGCCTACGCCAACGGGGTGGACATCCGCAAGCTGGTGGCCATCATCGGCGAGGACGCCCTCACGGAGAACGACCGGCGCTACCTGCAGTTCGCCGACGCCTTTGAGAAGCACTTCATCAACCAGGGGCAGCAGAACCGCTCCATTGAGGAGAGCCTGCAGATCGCTTGGGCCCTGCTTTCCATGTTGCCCCAGGGGGAGCTGAAGCGGATTTCCCGCGACCACATCGGCAAGTACTACGGCCAGAAGCTGGAGGAGATCTGGGGTGCTCCCCAGGCCCTGGACTAA
- a CDS encoding V-type ATP synthase subunit A, with amino-acid sequence MIQGVIQKIAGPAVIAKGMTGARMYDICKVGHEGLVGEIIRLDGDTAFVQVYEDTSGLKVGEPVVSTGLPLAVELGPGMLNGIYDGIQRPLERIQERTGIYITRGVVVHPLDREKRWAWTPRVKPGDEVKGGMVLGTVPEFNFTHKILVPPDVKGRVKEVKPAGEYTVEDVVVVLEDGTELKMYHTWPVRRARPVQRKLDPNTPFLTGMRILDVLFPVAMGGTAAIPGPFGSGKTVTQQALAKWSNADVVVYVGCGERGNEMTDVLVEFPELTDPKTGGPLMHRTVLIANTSNMPVAAREASIYVGVTIAEYFRDQGFSVALMADSTSRWAEALREISSRLEEMPAEEGYPPYLAARLAAFYERSGKVITLGGEEGAITIVGAVSPPGGDMSEPVTQSTLRIVGAFWRLDASLAFRRHFPAINWNGSYSLFTPALDPWYRQHVAPDYPELRDAISELLQREAGLQEIVQLVGPDALQDAERLVIEVGRIIREDFLQQNAFHEIDAYCSMQKAYGIMKMILSLYKEAEAAIRRGVTVDEILQLPVIERIGRARYVSEQDFPRYFEEAMQEIEVAFKALA; translated from the coding sequence ATGATCCAGGGCGTGATCCAGAAGATTGCGGGCCCGGCGGTGATTGCCAAGGGCATGACCGGGGCCCGCATGTACGACATCTGCAAGGTGGGCCACGAGGGCCTGGTGGGGGAGATCATCCGCCTGGACGGGGATACCGCCTTCGTCCAGGTTTACGAGGATACCTCGGGGCTTAAGGTGGGGGAGCCGGTGGTGTCCACGGGCCTTCCCCTGGCGGTGGAGCTGGGCCCAGGGATGCTGAACGGCATCTACGACGGCATCCAGCGCCCTCTGGAGCGCATCCAGGAACGGACCGGAATCTACATCACCCGGGGGGTGGTGGTGCATCCCCTGGACCGGGAGAAGCGGTGGGCCTGGACCCCGAGGGTCAAGCCGGGGGATGAGGTGAAGGGGGGCATGGTCCTGGGCACGGTGCCGGAGTTCAACTTCACCCACAAGATCCTGGTGCCCCCGGATGTGAAGGGCCGGGTCAAGGAGGTGAAGCCCGCCGGGGAGTACACGGTGGAGGACGTGGTGGTGGTCCTCGAGGACGGCACCGAGCTCAAGATGTACCACACTTGGCCGGTGCGCCGGGCCCGGCCTGTCCAGCGCAAGCTGGACCCCAACACCCCCTTCCTCACGGGGATGCGCATCCTGGATGTCCTCTTCCCCGTGGCCATGGGGGGTACCGCAGCCATCCCCGGGCCCTTTGGTAGCGGCAAGACCGTGACCCAGCAGGCCCTGGCCAAGTGGTCCAACGCGGACGTGGTGGTCTACGTGGGCTGCGGGGAGCGGGGCAACGAGATGACCGACGTCTTGGTGGAGTTCCCCGAGCTCACCGACCCCAAGACGGGCGGGCCCCTTATGCACCGCACGGTGCTCATCGCCAACACCTCCAACATGCCCGTGGCCGCCCGCGAGGCCAGCATCTACGTGGGGGTCACCATCGCGGAGTACTTCCGCGACCAGGGCTTCTCCGTGGCCCTCATGGCGGACTCCACCAGCCGCTGGGCCGAGGCCTTGCGGGAGATCTCCAGCCGCCTCGAGGAGATGCCCGCGGAAGAGGGCTACCCCCCTTACCTGGCTGCCCGCCTGGCCGCCTTCTACGAGCGCTCCGGCAAGGTGATCACCTTGGGGGGAGAGGAGGGGGCCATCACCATCGTGGGGGCGGTTTCCCCTCCGGGGGGCGACATGTCCGAGCCCGTGACCCAGTCCACCCTGCGCATCGTGGGGGCCTTCTGGCGGCTGGATGCCTCCTTGGCCTTCCGGCGCCACTTCCCGGCCATCAACTGGAATGGGTCCTACTCCCTCTTCACCCCGGCCCTGGACCCCTGGTACCGCCAGCACGTGGCCCCTGACTACCCGGAGCTTCGCGACGCCATCTCCGAGCTGCTCCAGCGGGAAGCCGGCCTGCAGGAGATCGTGCAGCTGGTGGGTCCCGATGCCCTTCAGGATGCTGAGCGCCTGGTCATCGAGGTGGGGCGGATCATCCGCGAGGACTTCCTGCAACAGAACGCCTTCCACGAGATCGACGCCTACTGTTCCATGCAGAAGGCCTACGGCATCATGAAGATGATCCTTAGCCTCTACAAGGAGGCGGAGGCGGCCATACGGCGGGGGGTTACCGTGGACGAGATCCTGCAGCTCCCGGTGATCGAGCGCATCGGCCGGGCCCGCTACGTGAGCGAGCAGGACTTCCCCCGCTACTTTGAGGAGGCCATGCAGGAGATCGAGGTGGCCTTCAAGGCCTTGGCCTAG
- the atpF gene encoding V-type ATP synthase subunit F yields MAVIADPEAAQGFRLAGLEAYAATSAEEARSRLEDLVQRGGYALVAVDQGLLPEPEKAVERLMRGKDLPVLLPIAGLREAFQNPDVEGYMRELVRRTIGFDIKL; encoded by the coding sequence ATCGCCGTGATCGCCGATCCCGAGGCGGCGCAGGGGTTTAGGTTGGCGGGCCTCGAGGCCTATGCCGCCACCTCGGCGGAGGAGGCCCGGTCCCGGCTGGAAGACCTGGTCCAGAGGGGGGGGTACGCCCTGGTGGCCGTGGACCAGGGGCTTTTGCCGGAGCCGGAAAAGGCGGTGGAGCGGCTCATGCGGGGCAAGGACCTTCCCGTGCTTCTGCCCATCGCCGGGTTGAGGGAGGCCTTCCAGAACCCCGATGTGGAGGGGTACATGCGGGAGCTGGTCCGCAGGACCATAGGCTTTGACATCAAGCTGTAG
- a CDS encoding V-type ATPase subunit encodes MADDFGYLNARVRARRSTFLKESFFQEALDLSYPDFLRLLSESVYGEDLAGQGLPEVDRAIALTQARLVGDLAGLVTGEAREAVRLLLLRNDLTNLQALLRAKATGRPFEEVVLLPGTLKEALWRQAYEAQDAAGMAQVLSLPGHPLARALRAVLRETQDLGRVEALLAKRFFEGVAKASKALEEAALREYLALEVDAENLRTAFKLQGQDVPVEAVFIRGGRFVNRVGFARLLEGDYAVLDELSGTPFAPLAGVRDLRALERRLRCLLLKEARKGASDPLGVGLVLAYVKEREWEAVRLRLLARRAYFGLPRTQVEEEVVCP; translated from the coding sequence ATGGCGGACGACTTCGGCTACCTAAACGCCCGGGTACGGGCCAGGAGGAGCACCTTTCTCAAGGAGAGCTTCTTCCAGGAGGCCTTGGACCTTTCCTATCCCGATTTCCTGCGCCTACTTTCCGAGAGCGTCTACGGCGAGGACCTGGCTGGCCAGGGCCTTCCCGAGGTGGACCGGGCCATCGCCCTCACCCAGGCCCGGTTGGTGGGGGATCTGGCGGGCTTGGTCACGGGGGAGGCCCGGGAGGCGGTCCGGCTTCTCCTTCTCAGGAATGACCTTACTAACCTGCAGGCCCTCCTCCGGGCCAAGGCCACGGGCAGGCCCTTTGAGGAGGTGGTCCTTCTCCCGGGCACCCTGAAGGAGGCCCTTTGGCGGCAGGCCTATGAGGCCCAGGATGCGGCGGGGATGGCCCAGGTGCTTTCCCTGCCCGGCCATCCCCTGGCCCGGGCCTTGAGGGCGGTTTTGCGGGAAACCCAGGACCTGGGGCGCGTCGAGGCCCTTTTGGCCAAGCGCTTCTTTGAAGGGGTGGCCAAGGCCTCCAAGGCCCTGGAGGAGGCGGCCCTCAGGGAGTACCTGGCCCTCGAGGTGGATGCGGAGAACCTGCGCACCGCCTTCAAGCTCCAGGGGCAGGATGTGCCGGTGGAAGCCGTCTTCATACGGGGTGGGCGGTTCGTGAACAGGGTGGGCTTCGCCCGGCTTCTGGAGGGGGATTACGCCGTCTTGGACGAGCTTTCGGGTACTCCCTTTGCCCCCTTGGCGGGCGTGCGGGACCTGAGGGCCTTGGAAAGGCGGCTTCGGTGCCTTCTCCTGAAGGAGGCCCGGAAGGGGGCCAGCGACCCCCTGGGGGTGGGGCTGGTGCTGGCCTATGTCAAGGAGCGGGAGTGGGAGGCCGTGCGGCTTAGGCTCCTGGCCCGGCGGGCTTACTTCGGGCTTCCCCGGACCCAGGTGGAGGAGGAGGTGGTCTGCCCATGA
- a CDS encoding V-type ATP synthase subunit E: MSKLEAILSQEVEAEIQAVLQEAKAKAERLTSEAKAKAEGMLSAKKRALEASLQAAIRRAESAGELLQATARTEAKGEVLARVREKVQEALMALPGSPDWPGILRKLAEEALAALGEPEALASHPENLPHLEGLARERGLELRADPALRLGVRAIGKGGRTQVENALLSRLQRAWDALSSKVAQVVWG, encoded by the coding sequence ATGTCCAAACTGGAAGCCATTCTGAGCCAGGAGGTGGAGGCGGAGATCCAGGCCGTTTTGCAGGAGGCCAAGGCCAAGGCGGAGCGCCTGACCTCCGAGGCCAAGGCCAAGGCCGAGGGGATGCTTTCCGCCAAGAAGCGGGCCCTCGAGGCCAGCCTGCAGGCCGCCATCCGCCGGGCGGAAAGCGCCGGGGAGCTCCTCCAGGCTACAGCCCGTACCGAGGCCAAGGGGGAGGTACTGGCCCGGGTGAGGGAAAAGGTGCAGGAGGCCCTTATGGCCCTACCGGGTAGCCCCGATTGGCCAGGGATTTTGCGGAAGCTGGCCGAGGAGGCCCTTGCGGCCTTGGGCGAGCCCGAGGCCTTGGCTTCCCATCCCGAAAACCTTCCCCACCTCGAGGGTCTGGCGCGGGAGCGGGGCCTGGAGCTTAGGGCCGACCCTGCCTTGCGCCTTGGGGTAAGGGCCATCGGCAAGGGGGGCAGGACCCAGGTGGAAAACGCCCTGCTAAGCCGTTTGCAACGGGCCTGGGATGCCCTTTCCTCCAAGGTGGCCCAGGTGGTGTGGGGCTAG
- a CDS encoding ATP synthase subunit K produces MKKLLVTVLVAVFGALAFAAEEAAASGGLDRGLIAVGMGLAVGLAALGTGVAQARIGAAGVGAIAEDRSNFGTALIFLLLPETLVIFGLLIAFILNGKL; encoded by the coding sequence ATGAAGAAGCTTCTGGTTACGGTTCTGGTGGCGGTTTTTGGCGCTCTGGCTTTTGCGGCGGAGGAGGCGGCGGCCTCCGGGGGCTTGGACCGAGGCCTTATCGCCGTGGGCATGGGCTTGGCGGTGGGCCTGGCGGCTTTGGGCACCGGCGTGGCCCAGGCCCGCATCGGTGCGGCGGGCGTGGGGGCCATTGCCGAGGACCGGAGCAACTTCGGTACCGCCTTGATCTTCCTCCTCTTGCCCGAGACGCTGGTGATCTTCGGCCTTCTCATCGCCTTCATCCTGAACGGCAAGCTGTAA
- a CDS encoding V-type ATP synthase subunit I: protein MIAPMEKLVLAGPKAKAQELLHSLQQAGVVHLETLRVEELAEYKLSQEEREELRRWEGVAAGAEHTLALLGREMEPTRPFPDRLEAAEKALSPIQAHAEGLARQRQELEEELSLAQAYLEPLEKLAAMAQGLDRSARLRVVPFLITEKELPLVEEALKKALEDRFILASEPYSKGVAGLLVVHRKDLEAAKAALSRAGVAELRLPGAYGDLPLSEATRRLRERAEAAPKELSEVRQALYRLAQDAASTLQSLWTRAKDEAARLKALEELASGRFGFALLGYVPVKAKGRVEEALARHKESAVYAFEPVDEHHEADRVPVALDNPPWAKPFELLVSFLNTPKYGSLDPTPVVPIFFPFWFGMIVGDIGYALLFLFLGRWLSGFVKRNEPLVIDLFALRLKPAVIGKLVYILNWMVFWTVVWGFIYGEFFGTFLEHLGVFGTPEHPGLIPILIPRIDTAKTANLLILLSVAFGVVMVFWGLALRAYLGLKHRHMGHFWEGVGYLGGLLGILALAAGYLGNLQAGWLSLVMYLGFGVFLLAVLMSRMWLMVPEIFTQAGHILSHIRIYAVGAAGGILAGLLTDVGFALAERIGLLGVLLGIGVAAVLHLLILFLTTLGHMLQPIRLIWVEFFTKFGFYEENGRPYRPFKSVRETL from the coding sequence GTGATTGCCCCCATGGAGAAGCTGGTCCTGGCCGGGCCCAAGGCCAAGGCCCAGGAGCTTCTCCACAGCCTGCAGCAGGCGGGGGTGGTCCACCTGGAGACCCTCCGGGTGGAGGAGCTTGCCGAGTACAAGCTTTCCCAGGAGGAGCGGGAGGAGCTCAGGCGCTGGGAAGGGGTGGCGGCGGGAGCCGAGCACACCCTGGCCCTCCTGGGCCGGGAGATGGAGCCCACAAGGCCCTTCCCCGACAGGCTGGAGGCGGCGGAAAAGGCCCTTTCCCCCATCCAGGCGCACGCGGAGGGCCTGGCCCGGCAGAGGCAGGAGCTGGAAGAGGAGCTTTCCCTGGCCCAGGCTTACCTGGAGCCCCTGGAGAAACTGGCCGCCATGGCCCAGGGCCTGGACCGAAGCGCTCGCCTCCGGGTGGTGCCCTTTTTGATCACGGAGAAGGAGCTTCCCCTGGTGGAGGAGGCCTTGAAAAAGGCCCTGGAGGACCGGTTCATCCTGGCCAGCGAGCCCTACTCCAAGGGGGTGGCCGGGCTTCTCGTGGTGCACCGGAAGGACCTCGAGGCGGCCAAGGCGGCCCTTTCCCGGGCCGGGGTGGCGGAGCTCCGCCTGCCCGGTGCCTATGGCGACCTCCCCCTAAGCGAGGCCACCCGCCGGCTGAGGGAGCGGGCCGAGGCTGCCCCCAAGGAGCTTTCCGAGGTACGCCAGGCCCTTTACCGGCTGGCCCAGGACGCGGCCTCCACCCTGCAGAGCCTCTGGACCAGGGCCAAGGACGAGGCGGCCCGGCTCAAGGCCCTGGAGGAGCTGGCCTCCGGCCGGTTTGGCTTCGCCCTTTTGGGCTACGTGCCGGTGAAGGCCAAGGGCCGGGTGGAGGAGGCCCTGGCCCGCCACAAGGAGAGCGCGGTCTACGCCTTTGAGCCCGTGGACGAGCACCACGAGGCGGACCGGGTGCCCGTGGCCCTGGACAACCCTCCTTGGGCTAAGCCCTTTGAGCTTTTGGTGAGCTTCCTCAACACCCCCAAGTACGGCTCCCTGGACCCCACCCCGGTGGTGCCCATCTTCTTCCCCTTCTGGTTTGGCATGATCGTGGGGGACATTGGGTATGCCCTCCTTTTCCTGTTCCTCGGGCGCTGGCTTTCCGGGTTCGTGAAGCGGAACGAGCCTTTGGTCATCGACCTTTTCGCCCTCAGGCTCAAACCTGCGGTCATCGGGAAGCTGGTCTACATCCTTAACTGGATGGTTTTCTGGACGGTGGTCTGGGGCTTCATCTATGGGGAGTTCTTCGGCACCTTCCTGGAGCACCTGGGGGTGTTTGGCACCCCCGAGCACCCGGGCCTCATCCCCATCCTCATTCCCCGCATCGATACGGCCAAGACCGCCAACCTCCTTATCCTCCTTTCCGTGGCCTTCGGGGTGGTTATGGTCTTCTGGGGCCTGGCCTTGAGGGCCTACCTGGGTCTTAAGCACCGGCACATGGGCCACTTCTGGGAGGGCGTGGGGTATCTGGGAGGCCTTTTGGGGATCCTAGCCCTGGCGGCGGGGTATCTGGGGAACCTGCAGGCCGGGTGGCTTTCCTTGGTCATGTACCTGGGCTTTGGCGTCTTCTTGCTGGCGGTTCTCATGAGCCGGATGTGGCTCATGGTCCCGGAGATCTTCACCCAGGCGGGGCATATCCTCTCCCACATCCGTATCTATGCGGTGGGGGCTGCTGGGGGGATTCTGGCAGGCCTTCTCACCGATGTGGGCTTCGCCCTGGCGGAGCGGATCGGGCTTCTGGGCGTGCTTCTGGGCATCGGGGTGGCGGCAGTGTTGCATCTTCTCATCCTGTTTCTCACCACCTTGGGCCACATGCTCCAGCCCATCCGTCTTATCTGGGTGGAGTTCTTCACCAAGTTCGGCTTCTACGAGGAGAACGGCAGGCCTTACCGGCCGTTCAAGAGCGTCCGCGAGACGCTTTAG
- a CDS encoding V-type ATPase subunit subunit G family protein codes for MGGLGLIKSLAEKERELLARLEAARKEAEALVEQAEAEARALLAEAEAKAKALEAEYREREAKETEAVLARFRSQAEAEAKAVREKAEARLEEAVALVLKEVLP; via the coding sequence ATGGGAGGCCTGGGACTTATCAAGAGCCTGGCGGAAAAGGAACGGGAGCTATTGGCCCGCCTCGAGGCCGCGAGGAAGGAAGCCGAGGCCCTGGTGGAGCAGGCTGAGGCGGAGGCCAGGGCCCTCCTGGCGGAGGCCGAGGCCAAGGCTAAGGCCCTGGAGGCCGAGTACCGGGAACGGGAGGCCAAGGAAACCGAGGCCGTCCTGGCCCGCTTTCGGTCCCAGGCGGAGGCCGAGGCCAAGGCGGTGAGGGAAAAGGCAGAGGCCCGGTTGGAGGAGGCGGTGGCCCTGGTTCTGAAGGAGGTTTTGCCGTGA
- a CDS encoding class I SAM-dependent rRNA methyltransferase: MRILVNEKGAQRLLARHLWVFRRDVLSGPEEPGLYPVYWGKRFLALALFNPNSDLSLRAYRFRPARDPVEALLDNLDKALARRLPALEGEPEGGYRLVHAEGDFLPGLVVDYYAGHMVLQATAHAWEGLLPQVAERLKPLGQSLLAKNDPRARELEGLPLYVRPLFGQVPPEATVKEGQIRYRVDLTGGQKTGAYLDQRDNRILMERFRGERALDVFSYAGSFGLHLALGFKEVISVDSSLEALRQAEENARLNGLSLKTVEANAFDYLRALEKAGERFDLVVLDPPAFAKGKKDLERAYRAYKEVNLRAIKLLKEGGLLATSSCSHHLTEPLFYQMLTEAAQDAHRSLRVVEKRRQGWDHPILLNHPETHYLKFALLEVL, translated from the coding sequence ATGCGGATTCTCGTCAACGAAAAAGGGGCCCAGCGCCTCCTGGCCCGGCACCTTTGGGTCTTCCGCCGCGATGTGCTCTCGGGTCCCGAGGAGCCCGGCCTTTACCCCGTTTACTGGGGCAAGCGCTTTCTTGCCCTGGCCCTCTTCAACCCCAATAGCGACCTCAGCCTGCGGGCCTACCGCTTCCGCCCGGCAAGGGATCCGGTGGAGGCGCTTTTGGACAACCTGGATAAGGCCTTGGCCCGACGCCTCCCCGCCTTGGAAGGGGAGCCCGAAGGGGGCTATCGCCTGGTCCATGCGGAAGGGGACTTCCTGCCGGGACTGGTGGTGGACTACTACGCGGGCCACATGGTCCTCCAGGCCACGGCCCACGCCTGGGAAGGCCTTCTGCCCCAGGTGGCAGAACGCCTTAAACCCCTAGGCCAAAGCCTCCTAGCCAAAAACGACCCCAGGGCCCGGGAGCTGGAGGGCCTACCCCTCTACGTCCGGCCCCTTTTTGGCCAGGTGCCTCCGGAAGCTACGGTGAAGGAAGGCCAGATCCGCTACCGGGTGGACCTCACCGGGGGCCAGAAGACGGGCGCCTACCTGGACCAAAGGGACAACCGGATTCTAATGGAAAGGTTCCGCGGCGAAAGGGCCTTGGACGTGTTCAGCTATGCGGGAAGCTTTGGCCTCCACCTGGCCCTGGGCTTCAAGGAGGTGATCAGCGTGGACAGTTCCCTCGAGGCCCTAAGGCAAGCGGAGGAGAACGCCAGGCTGAATGGGCTCTCCCTCAAGACGGTGGAGGCCAACGCCTTCGACTACCTAAGGGCCCTGGAAAAGGCGGGGGAACGGTTTGACCTGGTGGTGCTGGACCCGCCCGCCTTCGCCAAGGGGAAAAAGGATCTGGAAAGGGCCTACAGGGCCTACAAGGAGGTGAACCTCCGGGCCATCAAGCTCCTCAAGGAAGGGGGCCTCCTGGCCACCAGCAGCTGCAGCCACCACCTAACCGAGCCCCTCTTCTACCAAATGCTCACCGAGGCGGCCCAGGACGCCCACCGCAGCCTAAGGGTGGTGGAGAAACGGAGGCAGGGGTGGGACCATCCCATCCTCCTCAACCATCCCGAAACCCACTACCTGAAGTTCGCCCTCCTAGAGGTTCTTTGA
- a CDS encoding DUF3248 domain-containing protein, producing the protein MEKDLLEALGQHLVWRIGRAEEEEVLVVRVGLASATPRFRELPRLLNIPDAEVARLAKEGRVRVEWVEG; encoded by the coding sequence GTGGAGAAGGACCTGTTGGAAGCCCTGGGCCAGCACCTGGTCTGGCGCATCGGCCGGGCCGAGGAGGAAGAGGTCCTGGTGGTGCGGGTGGGCCTGGCCTCGGCCACACCCCGCTTCCGGGAGCTGCCCAGGCTCCTAAATATCCCGGACGCCGAGGTGGCCCGCCTGGCCAAGGAAGGCCGGGTGCGGGTGGAGTGGGTGGAAGGATGA
- a CDS encoding DUF3809 family protein, whose amino-acid sequence MKARLYLVLSGHPSQGLPLELRWEGGEVQGVFRQANPVLGEVALPFASRLTGEHLKALPLPPPSLKVEGRVLPGTKGLELELELSLILPEGRTWGERAFTRILELVFYKSLERSLPQVVLSPV is encoded by the coding sequence ATGAAGGCCAGGCTGTACCTCGTCCTGAGCGGCCATCCCTCCCAGGGTCTACCCCTGGAACTCCGCTGGGAAGGGGGGGAGGTGCAGGGAGTCTTCCGGCAGGCAAACCCCGTGCTGGGGGAGGTGGCCCTTCCCTTCGCCTCGAGGCTTACAGGGGAGCACCTAAAGGCCTTGCCCCTCCCTCCACCTTCCCTAAAGGTGGAGGGTCGGGTGCTGCCGGGCACCAAGGGTCTGGAGCTGGAGCTGGAGCTAAGCCTGATCCTCCCCGAGGGCCGGACCTGGGGGGAACGGGCCTTCACCCGTATCCTGGAACTCGTCTTCTACAAAAGCCTGGAGCGCTCCCTTCCCCAGGTGGTCCTTTCTCCGGTATAG